Within Candidatus Dojkabacteria bacterium, the genomic segment GCTCAGCGAGATATCGACTACTGCCGTAGCCGTAGCTGTAGCATCAATCCCGGAGGGACTAGTTGTCACGCTAACAGTAATTTTAGCGGTTGGGATGCAGAAGGTGTCCAAGCAGCAGGCTATCGTGAGAAAGCTTCTCGCAGCCGAGACGTTAGGCTCTGTTACAACAGTATGCGTAGATAAGACCGGTACAGTAACAGAGGGGGTCTTAAACGTGGTACAAGAGGATTTTATAGACAATGATCTTGCGTACAGAAGCATTAGATTGTCAGAGAATGGCTCTGATCCTCTTGAAATTGCCATGAGGCAGTGGTTGGAAAAGAAACATAGCTCACAGGTTGTATCGGGGTCATGGGAAGTGAGCGAGAAAGTGGTCGATGGCATACCATTTAACAGCAAGCAAAAGTACACTGCACTACTTGGTGAGTCGTCTGGAGGGAAAATTCTATATCTATTTGGAGCTCCCGAGGTGCTATTGGATAAATCTACTATCGATAAAAATAGCCGTGAGTTGTGGGAGGCACGTATTGCTGAGTATGCCTCCAAAGGGAAGAAAGTTATTGGTTTCGCCCACAAAGAGTACAAAGAGAATAAAAAGTTGAGCAAGAAAGATATAAGTCAGCTTGAGTGGAACGGTCTGCTCGCCCTTGATGACCCGATCAGGCAAGGAGTGATTGAGTCTATAAGGGAGTGTCAGTCTGCTGGGATTAATTTCAAGATGATTACTGGAGATTATCTTGAGACTGGAATCGCGGTTATGAAACAGCTTGGCTTGCTTGATGAGAGCGATCATGCTCGCAGATGGCACCGCGATAACAGGTGTAGAGCTTAAAAAGCTCTCCGATG encodes:
- a CDS encoding HAD-IC family P-type ATPase, encoding MDQSQKNVLVQERVVSPLSLLVNQLKSPLVFVLIFAALITTALAEYVDTLFILVAIAINSALGFYQEYKAENTLQQLKKLINPKAVIVRNGKKFTIELAEVMVGDIAELTIEHQIPADGELVEAMGLTVNEAILTGESVPVHKSHGDMIYAGTRLLTGHGYMKVKSIGGNTSIGKIGASVSSISDTKTPLQHQLGKLARYLSIIAALCAALLFLVGLLYGYELSEISTTAVAVAVASIPEGLVVTLTVILAVGMQKVSKQQAIVRKLLAAETLGSVTTVCVDKTGTVTEGVLNVVQEDFIDNDLAYRSIRLSENGSDPLEIAMRQWLEKKHSSQVVSGSWEVSEKVVDGIPFNSKQKYTALLGESSGGKILYLFGAPEVLLDKSTIDKNSRELWEARIAEYASKGKKVIGFAHKEYKENKKLSKKDISQLEWNGLLALDDPIRQGVIESIRECQSAGINFKMITGDYLETGIAVMKQLGLLDESDHARRWHRDNRCRA